The nucleotide window taaatgtgcaGCAATATGAAAGTCTTTCGTTTGtgttttattcataaattgCATTCTAGATCAATAACTTAAAATTACTATTAGTAGATTTCAAAGCATTATAATGTCAacactataatttttttttcgttctttcTTCCGGTTGTCAGCCAAAGGCAAGGTGGGTTATAGCCACATgggattttgattattttgtgaaattataaaacaatttggTATATTTGTGATATCTGAAAGTTAAGGTAATGTCTAAACTACCGTTTTGTGCATTTTGGCTTTAAATGAGCAATTTACCTTCGTACTTGAAGAGTTGGCGTATTCGAGAACTGTCATGACACGAGCGTCTAGCAATTCCATtagtttttcttattatttcagCAAAATTACCTTCTCATACACTCGTTTAGTGAATTATACCAGATAATATTCTATGTCAGTTTAAAATTTGACTGACgatatataataaacaaaaattatttcttataaCATAACCTAACTTTTATACTTCAGAAGCACGAAGCGTTTCTGCAATGGTTCTTTAGTTGGAAATTCGTGGAGCATCGCCGTCAgcaactgtcattttagtagtACCGCTTAAAcgataattaaattgaatatatttaatatttcagaTGCGTTCCGTCACGCTTAAGGATGTTGAACAAGACAAGGTCGTCAAGACCGTCGCTGCCCACTtgaaaaagtaagaaatttGCGATTATTTGTATTATCTATGTCTAAGGAGTGTGTTTGGTTGGATATAACTGCTATGAATTGGGTCCATTTGATTCTATGCCTTTCAAAAGTTGAATTCTATTTCCTTATGTATTTATGTCAATAATCTATTATAGGATCATTACTTAGTTAGGTGTTGATTTGAAATAATTGCTTATTATGGCTCCATGTTTGGTTATCTATTAGAAGTACAGaacttttacaaaatattttttagcacCTTCATTTGCGCGTTGTTCTACGGAGGTGAAAATAACCCTGTTCAAAACAGGTTGCGaggggcaagaggaatctaccgatatgtcattttaaaaaatccgcccagtatcctgagctacagggtgtactgattttcagtatttaaacccataaccctactttctgtttaagtcgcagtcgagtaaaatgttgatattggggtagaatgtgtacaaatgtatagacaaaagtggaattcatattcctccaagtttcatattaagagaatatcccctgaaaagtataagcgctaaatctggattcagctattattttctataacaagatgtatttattccgcaaagatatctaggactgttttgtgtagaatttaataagcttcaatgttgccttacaccatattttcatagagaacgtatatttagagtaaaacgcaaatttctccaggatagtacacattttccaagatggctgcgattcctcgaggtccccaaatgtcaaatagtgtggacatgaaaaagagacctttaattaacatacataccaaatttcataactttggaaggatttcgaggttagacttaatctgATTGTGCTATAATAGTAGCACAATTGAACAGGTGCTAGATTAATTAATTTCTGTGTTTTTGGTGCCCCTAGCAACTGCTTACTTTGCATATTAGTTCAAATGAATGCTTTTagctgattttatttttatggtatGTATAACCTGAGCTACATTTATAACTATCTTCACAAGTGCAGGAGGTTCTTTCACGGAAACACGAAAAGAAAAATTCTAATATTTTACTTGTTAAAATTACAGGACGGGCAAGGTCAAGGTTCCAGAACATATGGACCTTGTGAAGACCGCTCGCTTCAAAGAGCTGGCTCCCTATGACCCCGACTGGTTCTATGTACGCTGTGCCGCCATCCTGCGTCACATCTACATCCGCTCCCCCGTCGGAGTCAAGACCGTCACCAAGATCTTTGGTGGCCGCAAACGCAATGGAGTCACACCCTCTCACTTCTGCAGGTGAAGATTATGTTCAAATGTTTTGCTAACACATTTTGTAATACTTACACAAAATTTCTGGTAGGCGGGTGTTtgtgtcacgcggaccgtcccTGCGGATCGCTCCACATCGCCAAATTGTATGAGAAAGCTGTAACCACTCTTAACTTCCCTGAACTTAATACATAGTGGTCCCTGGTGTGCACATGACACTAAAACGCGCCGTAGACTGTAAGTGCCAATTTGACCTAAGATTTATTAACATGCTTTTATATAGTTTCACCTGGCCCTGTCTGTAGgtctgtaataaaataatggaaGCTAATTTAGACCCACTTCACGTACTTTGGGTGATAAtgcaatatggggcattttctatgaaaagggacctttttgtcgatggtgcttacgccgcacagcgtcgcgcagcaTTGTATTCATATCGGAGCTTCGCTtaaaatggcgtaagcgccatcgacaataaggtccctttttatagaaaataccatatattatggttttgttttaatgttgtTTTAATGGTACCATCAATCTGATCTGATGGTGGAGActggaggtggccataggaacccCGTGATGAAACAATGCAAActcattgtgtttgggtttgttggAATGGTCTCTATgagtcatagacctagcattacatagaccagctatacgcgtgcgcccgtaagggatagacatagatgacgtcataaacgtggggataccatattggtaaaaattaccccaatatttgatatcacgttggggcgattaccctggaggcaaagttagcttgtttgacggtattaaaaaattgttaaataaaatgtcaatgggccgttctttttaggcgtataaacaatgaaatacctcctataattcgcgcaggtggtacaaaactaaacatgtttagtaaataaaacgtaaaataaaatgtattatgggttttaatttaaagaaatcacaaatcgcaatcacaccaattaatgtacaccacatttaatcttcacaacatttgtttatttattttttggaattagaagtacgaaaaaacttcgaggtcaaaattacccataaaattatgatattttcatctggtatccctaacatgattgttatgcagctaaattaagaagaagtttaaaaatggctgacctcagactcctacctacctacgtaatttgggcggataattttacaaataatgttttgttaatttgcgtaaataattgtgatatttttattgaaatcgtttgattctacattgctttgagtgtaacgtaattttacgatgttattctcacatattgcgttaagaggaaggtgtaaaataccgtacttacgtgtgaaaggttatgatctcatatttttgctcagagcggctattacagaacaattcaccagtattttatcaaagttcaagcattcaaaacgctaaccatcactatatttcataagagaaagcacaatttcatacaaaacaacgataattaaacaagcaacgaacaaacatgacatgtcacgtacttatttgtttgccacaacctcggttgtggcagcggtggaaaattgaaactatgacaaggacaaacaataacagcgctttctctgctactcctactgaaagatacataagactatcccgttcggtcattttcccccactcctcatgaccgatccagttatactagattcatgctatgagtattagttgattgttgaaagaaaagtacgctcagctataaaagcttgtatcaaaaatttaatttacaaaaaactgaTAATCTAGGCAAACATATTTGGCAAATTTTGTTCAGAAGAATTTATGCCTGACATATCTCTTTTACCACAATATAATTCCAAACATCACCAATTGCATTCAGTCTTTGTATTGcagaattttattgtatgttttaATTCTATATACACAAGAAGAAAACATATTTATGGTACCTCCTCTGGCTGCCTCTTTGTTGTGACAGCTCtatgtctgtatctttaggtattttaaagaatgtaaacaaaccacaattaggtattttattgggcaagaaaattcttcaaatcaattaattttactCGATGTGCCAAAACTTAAAGAAATTTTACTACGATATATTACTTACTCAACGTATCAACGAAGCTGCTATAATCGtgctattttgttaataggaaAATATCGGGATGATTTGattaatcaatagtaatttagGTTTGTTAGATTTGCTATTACTTCGCCTTAGTAAAGAATCTAAAACTATATCGAATAtttagccatttgagggtagatgaaaacattaatcgattaaaaaaGCCAGAATGATGAAGGAACAGATCCAGGTAGTtttggttggttaactgataaatgtttcaagtacccgaaaatgtaaaaacacattgtttacattttatttaactacctaaagatacagactatagcAACTAAAATCCAGTGAAGCAGAAAggtcaaccccccccccccccccctattcTCTTAATTCTCTTTACAGATATTACTCTTATTCTTGATTTACTTAGGAAAATTAGAGTGATGAAGATAGCCCCAATATTGTCAACAAAGAAGCTACAAATTTTCTGAGAGAAAAATAAGTTGGATAGCAAACACATGCGCTGGGAAGTAGGAAACGGCCCTAGCGCATGGCTTTCATGATAGCATTTTGATTTTCTTTCTCTCTCACTTTACTGCCTTTTATGAATGGAGCATTTGGAAGCCAAGCACGCCCAAACAATTGACTGAATGAAATTACAATGTAGGCCCAACAACATTAATTGCTCCGTTAATGCTTTAGCGCGAGAAACATTTTCTTAAACTAATAAACATTATCTTCAATTTCAGATCGTCAGGCAGCATCGCCCGCAAGGCACTCCAGGCCTTGGAAGCCTTGAAGCTGGTCGAGCAAGTCCAGGATGGTGGCCGCATCCTCACCGTCCAGGGCAGGCGTGATCTTGACAGGATCGCCGCTCAGGTCAAACTAAAGGCCAAACAGGCGGCCAAGCAGCAGGTCATCGTGctgtaaatgtaataaaaatataacaaaacttgttagtttcattttttttttagtacaaacagcaacactttaACTGTTCATCGGTaaaccttatgccttttgtaataaggtccaccgatggacagttaccggtgtgggcgatggtaccacAACTGCATCGTCAGTTTCACATTCGTTCTCATGAGGTGTGCTTTTTGCAGTTTTGAATCTGTATTCTTTTTTTCCATTATAGTTCAAAACCAGATTTGATTTTGTccttttaacacattcactgtcaGCGCGAGCTATGCGCTACGAGCGTAACCCATAACCCGGGAAAAACCGTATAtggcgaaaagcgcctacgaacagagaacccgcctagcgaGTTGCTGgctgtgaatgtgttaaaaggACATTGTCACTTAGGAGAATAGAGAtcgaaataatattttatattaactaAACCTATAGATGGTAGGATCttatagatgagctatacgcgtgcgtccgtgagagacagaacatacgcaatgcgacgaaatgattggtcgggttattaattttgttgtccACCATAAACTATACTAAATTTAAAGtggagaataaaaaaatatgtgactGACAATGACAagcaataatagcgctttctctgctactcctactgaaagatacataagactataccGTTCTGTCAGTTCCccccccaccactcatgcccAATCCATACtgatactagattcatgactaACTAGCTGAAGATAACTGTTTGTGAAAATTTCTGACCACTTTCAATTTTTGGTAACACATTTGTACGTGTAACTTATTTGGTGTAACTGGTACATATAGTGATCAGTATCGTACAAGGTAGCTTGCTCCAAACTGATGTCCAAACGCAGTGTGCAAGCACTTCTGTTCATGCATCATGTTTGCATGGTGTGGACGCACCGCGACTGACGCGtctatatttattacgtatGGTAACCCTATTTGGAACAGTCGTCACACGTCATTGTCAAAATTGATTGTTATGTTCCGTGACTAACTTCATGTTTTCCAATATTTTTCTCACGGCGGCGCAGTCAGATTCGTTTAGTACAAAACAAATTACGAGTCAGTTCAGTTGGATATGCAGTGAGTGATGACAAAATGTTGGTGACACTTGATCTACGTATCGGTATATTTGccgttatatatttatttacttgtgcGGTGTGCATACAGTATGGAAGCCCTGGGAACACTTTATACGTGGCAGAAGAGTCTCAAAGGGGCTTGGGTAAAACTATTGTGATAAACAGAGCCGAAGAGGAGGGTTCTGGTCTAGAAAGGAGAAAACGAGATGCATCCGAGTCAACGCCTCCGGCACTTGAAAAGAACATAACTACATGGGTAACGGTCTATTTCCTTATTAGATTCAATGAACCccctttgttatttatttactactgGGCCGGCGTCGTATGATTTATCACTGTCACTGCGGCGCACTCACCTTGTAGCGCACTTTCCTATATTTACAAGATgactttacataatatatttttatgtctgCTTTCCTCGACCTTgacatattattgttatttttgtcaACGTAGTTTGTACTATTTTTATTGCAACAACGACAATGTATTCAACATTTGAAATCTAATATAGTACTGCTTTTGTGTGCTAATAACTTTTGTGTTTTTGACGAAAAAATTATATCCTGATTTCAAATTGGATATTAATAGCACTGATTTAaaacgatttctacacattattaaattgtaaaacgtgacttaatcgcgtatttaagttttaagatttaactCCGACAtttcgaggacggcattgttcccgtggtctcggagaagactggcttaagttgacatcaacatcttctaggcggcaagtttttcgaactacctgCACTTGATCTTGTTTAAcgtaaatacgcgattaagttccgttttaaaatttaataggtTTACAGGAAACTAATAGTGTTCTGTCTTCCAGACTACTCATTTAAATGACAGCCATCAGCAGCTCATGGTGCACTGGGTGGGCGAGGGCTCCAATGTCATCATCTGCCTGGCTCGGGACTCAAGCCCCAAGAGTAAGGGAGTGTTCTCACCGTCTGCCTTGTTCATCTCATATGACTATGGGAAGAACTTCACTAATAAAACGGACATGTTCAAACTGGATGACACACCCAACAGTGGATACGCCCAGTTGGATAAGTTCTTTAATCATCCAAAGTACCCAGAGTTCGTAAGtatttaatgaatatttttattttaatataaactagTGACCCGcaccggcttcgcacgggtgcaatgctgatgtatataatatacccttcctcttgaatcactctatctattaaaaaataccgcataaaaatccgttgcaTAGTTCTAAAGATCtcagcatacatagggacagacatccatccagacagcaggaagcgactttgttttatactatgtagtgatttattACCCTGTTATGAGAACTGAtatattatttaacctttattgcacaatacaagaaagtacaaatggcgaacTTAACCTGTTGTCTGCCAAGCTGTTAAAAGAAACGCACCCCTCTATCTACCACGGCCAGAGATCTCCTCCAGTATTTTGTGCCCCGTATTTGTTGCGGACGGAGATCTCTGGCCGTGGCAGATAGAGGAATGCGTTTTTCTTAATGCTGAAAAAATCTGCTTTTCATCTGCGAATTTGCTGGGGTGCAAATAAAATCCGTCATAACAAATCTGGGGTAGCCCACGCGGGTGGGGAGCGGGAGACAAGGGCTACAAACAATTGGCCGGAGATATCCCTTCTGGGTATGGCAGGTgtctaaaggcattctctaccagtcaaccatttaattattaaataaatgaaagtcTAACCATTGCAATGCACTTGTGCAACCAAATTACTAAGTATTTGATGGCATATTAATTGATGTAACAAACCTAAACAATTATGGTTAATGATTAATTATTATCATGGATTATTTACTTTATAAATGATAAAACATCAATTAAATGACTAATTGCCTGAACCAAACACAGTTTTtcttataggtatttaatttggATAAATTGGTTTCTTAATGACTTTTGCACAAGTTCAACAAACTTAGGTCAATGACCTTTCCGATAAACAATTGGTACAGGTGGTTAAATTAATTTGCTGCCTGATTAAATAATAGCATGACAAGCTCAATTTATCTCATGCTAATTTATTGCAACAATGCTCCAATTTGATGCAATTTGGATGTTATCATGTTATCAAACAATTCTAAAGAACTTCAGTTGATGCTTCTTGTTGATTCTATAATATTCTATATGAGTAAAACTTTATCTTTCGTATGAacctataatattgtaatttgttaTATTCTTATCACTAATAATATCTTATGAATGAATAAGCTGCCGTTAtcaatatgtaataataataaaggaaTCAAATAGTAcatattgtttataaattaaattgacGATAATTACTCAATGTTCATATTAAAAATTTATCTTTATAAGTAGATAGGTACCTGGTTTTGGTTTGTGTTTAGACAAGTGATTATATTTTATGATGTATATATTGATACACGTTTTTCTTTGTAGTGTGTATTTGTGGACGCCACCAATAAGAAGTTGTTCTACACAAATGACAATGGGCAACACATTAATCGCTCAGATCTGGACTTCCACCCCAGCGAGTTGGCCTTTGATGAGGAGTTCCCCAACATATATGTGATCTTGGATAAAGTGGACTCTAACAGAcatgtaagttttatatttatttattattaagaggTGCGGCGGAAAATTCAGAATCTCTTACGAATGTGTGGTTATTCCGAAATTCACGATAAATTCTATCATGTATCATAGTCAATTTTCAGAAATACTCGACATACGTTGTTTATATAATTCTGAAACAACACAACATCTGAACAACATCGTCGAAGATGAGTAACAAATTTTAGTTGTAGTTGTAACCTATTATAGCGCGCCCCGCGTTTGGGTCTGGCTTCAGCGGGAAATCCCCTAACACGG belongs to Cydia strobilella chromosome 15, ilCydStro3.1, whole genome shotgun sequence and includes:
- the LOC134747590 gene encoding small ribosomal subunit protein eS19A, with the translated sequence MRSVTLKDVEQDKVVKTVAAHLKKTGKVKVPEHMDLVKTARFKELAPYDPDWFYVRCAAILRHIYIRSPVGVKTVTKIFGGRKRNGVTPSHFCRSSGSIARKALQALEALKLVEQVQDGGRILTVQGRRDLDRIAAQVKLKAKQAAKQQVIVL